The sequence below is a genomic window from Thioalkalivibrio sp. ALJ12.
GGCCCGGGCTGAAGAGCGCCCGGACCTCAAGGTTCCTTACCAGGTCCGCCGGAAGGACACACCGATTGCATGGAGGTCATCGGAGCCTGCGATTTCCCCCTGATAGCCCGCGTTGAGGAAGCTGTTGCTGTTCAACTGGGATTGCACCCCCAGGGCGATGCGAGCGCGGTTGCGGCTCAGGCGCGGCCCTTCGATGGTGAATCGGCCTGCGGAGTCGCCAGAGAAGGCCGTATCCATCCGGCTCGCGCGATCACCGTGTTCATGGACCCAGGCTGCCTCGGCGTAGGGGGCCACCCAGCCACCTGTGGTGTCGAAGGTCTGGTCGAAACGTACGCCCGCCTGGCTGCGGAGGGAGTATTCGCTTTCGCTGTCGACGTCGAGATTGGCGGCTCCCGCGCCGGATTCGCTGAAGCTGCTGCGGCGCAGATACTCGTAGTCGAGGCCGCCAAAGGGGGTCACCCGCGCGACGTCCGTGACTTCGAAGACATAGCCCACTTCGATGCCGGTCCC
It includes:
- a CDS encoding autotransporter outer membrane beta-barrel domain-containing protein, yielding EGESGPNRGWWVTAEGGRGDIDDTSNASGADYDFGGISVGFDTPVSDNVFVGAAMGYTRNRASTASGDLDVDSFHLAGYGGWQQDALYARGSLGVGYHRADSERSVATLNETATADYSARGIGTGIEVGYVFEVTDVARVTPFGGLDYEYLRRSSFSESGAGAANLDVDSESEYSLRSQAGVRFDQTFDTTGGWVAPYAEAAWVHEHGDRASRMDTAFSGDSAGRFTIEGPRLSRNRARIALGVQSQLNSNSFLNAGYQGEIAGSDDLHAIGVSFRRTW